A region of Mauremys mutica isolate MM-2020 ecotype Southern chromosome 2, ASM2049712v1, whole genome shotgun sequence DNA encodes the following proteins:
- the LOC123363137 gene encoding zinc finger protein 777-like isoform X5, whose amino-acid sequence MQLPLEQTAMWPEVTVETTMESHATRLLTLEGRMGMAENKLVGCERTVVEFGNQLESKWTVLGTLIQEYGLLQRRLENMENLLKKKDVWILKLPPGAQGEVPKVPVKFDEVSGCFSGQEWGVLEQRREELHKNTTRNNYETLNLLDNAASTPDAQSPVEPRVEPRVQEQQESQKRESPPDPSTGSPTSTPSDSSWIKQEETTCAESQGGLVEREIPTEPIKADEDSAAVPELPGGAQGSSEEDFQRPAERWSPGSQCSSLTQQGNPAGSSLGQPTPCGGDFSGLAAATEQEESPPGEGLYICSECGESFVCKQLFAVHQGVHTAGGVCVSPACGEGLSQKSSLLHPQRSQVLAGAKPYKCAESEMNFSLKSSLLKHQVSHTGPYTCTKCRKSFRLKISLLVHQRLHAGKGEGSLLCTDCGKNFTHPSQLVRHQRIHTGERPYQCTDCEKSFTEKSKLTNHYRTHTGERPYACVQCGKRFIRKHHLLKHQRVHTGERPYQCPECEKSFTQKYYLVDHRRLHTGERPFQCPTCQKSFTEKSKLTSHFRIHTGERPYHCGECGKRFTEKSQLTNHFRIHTGERPYACAQCDKCFIRKHHLLKHQRVHTGERLHRCPQCEKSFRYKQSLNCHLKIHLGNHCPMGSALSPEQQTPARPLCV is encoded by the exons ATGCAGCTGCCGCTGGAACAAACTGCCATGTGGCCAGAGGTAACGGTGGAGACGACCATGGAGTCACATGCCACGCGACTGTTGACGCTAGAGGGAAGAATGGGGATGGCGGAGAACAAACTAGTCGGCTGTGAGAGGACAGTGGTGGAGTTTGGGAACCAGCTGGAGAGTAAGTGGACTGTGCTGGGAACTCTGATCCAGGAGTACGGGCTGCTGCAGAGGAGGCTGGAGAACATGGAGAACCTGCTGAAGAAAAAAGATGTCTGGATCCTAAAACTTCCCCCAGGCGCGCAGGGAGAAGTCCCCAAG GTCCCTGTGAAGTTCGATGAGGTCTCGGGCTGTTTCTccgggcaggagtggggggtttTAGAGCAACGGCGGGAGGAACTTCACAAGAACACAACGAGGAACAACTATGAGACGTTGAACTTGCTGG ACAATGCTGCTTCCACACCTGATGCTCAGTCCCCAGTAGAACCCCGGGTAGAGCCTCGAGTCCAGGAACAGCAGGAATCTCAAAAAAGAGAATCTCCGCCGGATCCCAGCACAG GATCTCCCACTTCTACTCCCAGCGACAGCTCATGGATTAAACAAGAGGAAACGACATGTGCTGAGAGTCAGGGGGGCTTGGTGGAGAGAGAAATCCCTACGGAGCCCATCAAGG CAGATGAGGACAGTGCTGCCGTCCCGGAACTTCCCGGGGGGGCGCAGGGAAGCTCGGAGGAGGATTTCCAGAGACCTGCTGAGAGATGGAGCCCCGGAAGTCAGTGCAGCTCACTGACCCAGCAGGGAAACCCTGCAGGAAGCAGCCTGGGCCAGCCCACTCCATGTGGAGGAGACTTCAGCGGCCTCGCAGCAGCCACTGAGCAGGAGGAAAGTCCCCCAGGAGAGGGGCTGTATATATGCAGTGAATGTGGGGAAAGCTTTGTCTGTAAGCAGTTGTTTGCAGTGCACCAGGGAGTCCACACAGCAGGGGGAGTCTGCGTTTCTCCAGCATGTGGAGAAGGCCTCAGTCAGAAATCCAGTCTCCTACATCCCCAGAGAAGCCAGGTCCTGGCAGGTGCAAAACCCTACAAATGCGCTGAGAGCGAGATGAACTTTAGCCTCAAATCCAGCCTTCTCAAGCACCAGGTCAGTCACACAGGCCCGTACACCTGCACTAAGTGCAGGAAGAGCTTCAGGCTGAAGATAAGCCTCCTCGTCCACCAGCGACTCCATGCAGGGAAGGGCGAGGGCTCGCTGCTCTGTACGGACTGCGGGAAGAACTTCACCCACCCCTCGCAGCTGGTCCGGCACCAGCGGATCCACACGGGGGAGCGGCCCTACCAGTGCACCGACTGCGAGAAGAGCTTCACCGAGAAGTCCAAGCTCACCAACCACTACCGCACGCACACTGGCGAGCGGCCCTACGCCTGCGTCCAGTGCGGGAAGCGCTTCATCCGCAAGCACCACCTGCTGAAACACCAGCGCGTGCACACGGGTGAGCGGCCCTACCAGTGCCCCGAGTGCGAGAAGAGCTTCACCCAGAAGTACTACCTGGTCGATCACCGGCGGCTGcacacgggcgagcgcccctTCCAGTGCCCCACCTGCCAGAAGAGCTTCACCGAGAAGTCCAAGCTCACCAGCCACTTCcgcatccacacaggggagcggccctaccactgcggggagtgcgggaagCGCTTCACGGAGAAATCCCAGCTCACCAACCACTTCCGcatccacaccggggagcggccctacGCCTGCGCCCAGTGCGACAAGTGCTTCATCCGCAAGCACCACCTGCTGAAGCACCAGCGTGTGCACACGGGCGAGAGACTCCACCGCTGCCCCCAGTGTGAGAAGAGCTTCCGCTACAAACAGTCACTGAACTGCCATCTGAAAATCCACCTGGGGAACCACTGCCCCATGGGCAGCGCCCTGTCCCCTGAGCAACAAACCCCGGCTAGACctctttgtgtgtga
- the LOC123363137 gene encoding zinc finger protein 777-like isoform X1, whose amino-acid sequence MAERAAAQQAPQWDVTAEQPVPLTPPAASDHTSEAEMQLPLEQTAMWPEVTVETTMESHATRLLTLEGRMGMAENKLVGCERTVVEFGNQLESKWTVLGTLIQEYGLLQRRLENMENLLKKKDVWILKLPPGAQGEVPKVPVKFDEVSGCFSGQEWGVLEQRREELHKNTTRNNYETLNLLDNAASTPDAQSPVEPRVEPRVQEQQESQKRESPPDPSTGSPTSTPSDSSWIKQEETTCAESQGGLVEREIPTEPIKADEDSAAVPELPGGAQGSSEEDFQRPAERWSPGSQCSSLTQQGNPAGSSLGQPTPCGGDFSGLAAATEQEESPPGEGLYICSECGESFVCKQLFAVHQGVHTAGGVCVSPACGEGLSQKSSLLHPQRSQVLAGAKPYKCAESEMNFSLKSSLLKHQVSHTGPYTCTKCRKSFRLKISLLVHQRLHAGKGEGSLLCTDCGKNFTHPSQLVRHQRIHTGERPYQCTDCEKSFTEKSKLTNHYRTHTGERPYACVQCGKRFIRKHHLLKHQRVHTGERPYQCPECEKSFTQKYYLVDHRRLHTGERPFQCPTCQKSFTEKSKLTSHFRIHTGERPYHCGECGKRFTEKSQLTNHFRIHTGERPYACAQCDKCFIRKHHLLKHQRVHTGERLHRCPQCEKSFRYKQSLNCHLKIHLGNHCPMGSALSPEQQTPARPLCV is encoded by the exons ATGGCCGAGCGGGCCGCTGCCCAG CAGGCTCCGCAATGGGATGTCACAGCAGAGCAACCGGTGCCTTTAACGCCCCCGGCTGCCTCTGATCATACTTCTGAGGCGGAAATGCAGCTGCCGCTGGAACAAACTGCCATGTGGCCAGAGGTAACGGTGGAGACGACCATGGAGTCACATGCCACGCGACTGTTGACGCTAGAGGGAAGAATGGGGATGGCGGAGAACAAACTAGTCGGCTGTGAGAGGACAGTGGTGGAGTTTGGGAACCAGCTGGAGAGTAAGTGGACTGTGCTGGGAACTCTGATCCAGGAGTACGGGCTGCTGCAGAGGAGGCTGGAGAACATGGAGAACCTGCTGAAGAAAAAAGATGTCTGGATCCTAAAACTTCCCCCAGGCGCGCAGGGAGAAGTCCCCAAG GTCCCTGTGAAGTTCGATGAGGTCTCGGGCTGTTTCTccgggcaggagtggggggtttTAGAGCAACGGCGGGAGGAACTTCACAAGAACACAACGAGGAACAACTATGAGACGTTGAACTTGCTGG ACAATGCTGCTTCCACACCTGATGCTCAGTCCCCAGTAGAACCCCGGGTAGAGCCTCGAGTCCAGGAACAGCAGGAATCTCAAAAAAGAGAATCTCCGCCGGATCCCAGCACAG GATCTCCCACTTCTACTCCCAGCGACAGCTCATGGATTAAACAAGAGGAAACGACATGTGCTGAGAGTCAGGGGGGCTTGGTGGAGAGAGAAATCCCTACGGAGCCCATCAAGG CAGATGAGGACAGTGCTGCCGTCCCGGAACTTCCCGGGGGGGCGCAGGGAAGCTCGGAGGAGGATTTCCAGAGACCTGCTGAGAGATGGAGCCCCGGAAGTCAGTGCAGCTCACTGACCCAGCAGGGAAACCCTGCAGGAAGCAGCCTGGGCCAGCCCACTCCATGTGGAGGAGACTTCAGCGGCCTCGCAGCAGCCACTGAGCAGGAGGAAAGTCCCCCAGGAGAGGGGCTGTATATATGCAGTGAATGTGGGGAAAGCTTTGTCTGTAAGCAGTTGTTTGCAGTGCACCAGGGAGTCCACACAGCAGGGGGAGTCTGCGTTTCTCCAGCATGTGGAGAAGGCCTCAGTCAGAAATCCAGTCTCCTACATCCCCAGAGAAGCCAGGTCCTGGCAGGTGCAAAACCCTACAAATGCGCTGAGAGCGAGATGAACTTTAGCCTCAAATCCAGCCTTCTCAAGCACCAGGTCAGTCACACAGGCCCGTACACCTGCACTAAGTGCAGGAAGAGCTTCAGGCTGAAGATAAGCCTCCTCGTCCACCAGCGACTCCATGCAGGGAAGGGCGAGGGCTCGCTGCTCTGTACGGACTGCGGGAAGAACTTCACCCACCCCTCGCAGCTGGTCCGGCACCAGCGGATCCACACGGGGGAGCGGCCCTACCAGTGCACCGACTGCGAGAAGAGCTTCACCGAGAAGTCCAAGCTCACCAACCACTACCGCACGCACACTGGCGAGCGGCCCTACGCCTGCGTCCAGTGCGGGAAGCGCTTCATCCGCAAGCACCACCTGCTGAAACACCAGCGCGTGCACACGGGTGAGCGGCCCTACCAGTGCCCCGAGTGCGAGAAGAGCTTCACCCAGAAGTACTACCTGGTCGATCACCGGCGGCTGcacacgggcgagcgcccctTCCAGTGCCCCACCTGCCAGAAGAGCTTCACCGAGAAGTCCAAGCTCACCAGCCACTTCcgcatccacacaggggagcggccctaccactgcggggagtgcgggaagCGCTTCACGGAGAAATCCCAGCTCACCAACCACTTCCGcatccacaccggggagcggccctacGCCTGCGCCCAGTGCGACAAGTGCTTCATCCGCAAGCACCACCTGCTGAAGCACCAGCGTGTGCACACGGGCGAGAGACTCCACCGCTGCCCCCAGTGTGAGAAGAGCTTCCGCTACAAACAGTCACTGAACTGCCATCTGAAAATCCACCTGGGGAACCACTGCCCCATGGGCAGCGCCCTGTCCCCTGAGCAACAAACCCCGGCTAGACctctttgtgtgtga
- the LOC123363137 gene encoding zinc finger protein 777-like isoform X4, which translates to MGRWRTRAPQWDVTAEQPVPLTPPAASDHTSEAEMQLPLEQTAMWPEVTVETTMESHATRLLTLEGRMGMAENKLVGCERTVVEFGNQLESKWTVLGTLIQEYGLLQRRLENMENLLKKKDVWILKLPPGAQGEVPKVPVKFDEVSGCFSGQEWGVLEQRREELHKNTTRNNYETLNLLDNAASTPDAQSPVEPRVEPRVQEQQESQKRESPPDPSTGSPTSTPSDSSWIKQEETTCAESQGGLVEREIPTEPIKADEDSAAVPELPGGAQGSSEEDFQRPAERWSPGSQCSSLTQQGNPAGSSLGQPTPCGGDFSGLAAATEQEESPPGEGLYICSECGESFVCKQLFAVHQGVHTAGGVCVSPACGEGLSQKSSLLHPQRSQVLAGAKPYKCAESEMNFSLKSSLLKHQVSHTGPYTCTKCRKSFRLKISLLVHQRLHAGKGEGSLLCTDCGKNFTHPSQLVRHQRIHTGERPYQCTDCEKSFTEKSKLTNHYRTHTGERPYACVQCGKRFIRKHHLLKHQRVHTGERPYQCPECEKSFTQKYYLVDHRRLHTGERPFQCPTCQKSFTEKSKLTSHFRIHTGERPYHCGECGKRFTEKSQLTNHFRIHTGERPYACAQCDKCFIRKHHLLKHQRVHTGERLHRCPQCEKSFRYKQSLNCHLKIHLGNHCPMGSALSPEQQTPARPLCV; encoded by the exons ATGGGCCGCTGGAGGACTCGG GCTCCGCAATGGGATGTCACAGCAGAGCAACCGGTGCCTTTAACGCCCCCGGCTGCCTCTGATCATACTTCTGAGGCGGAAATGCAGCTGCCGCTGGAACAAACTGCCATGTGGCCAGAGGTAACGGTGGAGACGACCATGGAGTCACATGCCACGCGACTGTTGACGCTAGAGGGAAGAATGGGGATGGCGGAGAACAAACTAGTCGGCTGTGAGAGGACAGTGGTGGAGTTTGGGAACCAGCTGGAGAGTAAGTGGACTGTGCTGGGAACTCTGATCCAGGAGTACGGGCTGCTGCAGAGGAGGCTGGAGAACATGGAGAACCTGCTGAAGAAAAAAGATGTCTGGATCCTAAAACTTCCCCCAGGCGCGCAGGGAGAAGTCCCCAAG GTCCCTGTGAAGTTCGATGAGGTCTCGGGCTGTTTCTccgggcaggagtggggggtttTAGAGCAACGGCGGGAGGAACTTCACAAGAACACAACGAGGAACAACTATGAGACGTTGAACTTGCTGG ACAATGCTGCTTCCACACCTGATGCTCAGTCCCCAGTAGAACCCCGGGTAGAGCCTCGAGTCCAGGAACAGCAGGAATCTCAAAAAAGAGAATCTCCGCCGGATCCCAGCACAG GATCTCCCACTTCTACTCCCAGCGACAGCTCATGGATTAAACAAGAGGAAACGACATGTGCTGAGAGTCAGGGGGGCTTGGTGGAGAGAGAAATCCCTACGGAGCCCATCAAGG CAGATGAGGACAGTGCTGCCGTCCCGGAACTTCCCGGGGGGGCGCAGGGAAGCTCGGAGGAGGATTTCCAGAGACCTGCTGAGAGATGGAGCCCCGGAAGTCAGTGCAGCTCACTGACCCAGCAGGGAAACCCTGCAGGAAGCAGCCTGGGCCAGCCCACTCCATGTGGAGGAGACTTCAGCGGCCTCGCAGCAGCCACTGAGCAGGAGGAAAGTCCCCCAGGAGAGGGGCTGTATATATGCAGTGAATGTGGGGAAAGCTTTGTCTGTAAGCAGTTGTTTGCAGTGCACCAGGGAGTCCACACAGCAGGGGGAGTCTGCGTTTCTCCAGCATGTGGAGAAGGCCTCAGTCAGAAATCCAGTCTCCTACATCCCCAGAGAAGCCAGGTCCTGGCAGGTGCAAAACCCTACAAATGCGCTGAGAGCGAGATGAACTTTAGCCTCAAATCCAGCCTTCTCAAGCACCAGGTCAGTCACACAGGCCCGTACACCTGCACTAAGTGCAGGAAGAGCTTCAGGCTGAAGATAAGCCTCCTCGTCCACCAGCGACTCCATGCAGGGAAGGGCGAGGGCTCGCTGCTCTGTACGGACTGCGGGAAGAACTTCACCCACCCCTCGCAGCTGGTCCGGCACCAGCGGATCCACACGGGGGAGCGGCCCTACCAGTGCACCGACTGCGAGAAGAGCTTCACCGAGAAGTCCAAGCTCACCAACCACTACCGCACGCACACTGGCGAGCGGCCCTACGCCTGCGTCCAGTGCGGGAAGCGCTTCATCCGCAAGCACCACCTGCTGAAACACCAGCGCGTGCACACGGGTGAGCGGCCCTACCAGTGCCCCGAGTGCGAGAAGAGCTTCACCCAGAAGTACTACCTGGTCGATCACCGGCGGCTGcacacgggcgagcgcccctTCCAGTGCCCCACCTGCCAGAAGAGCTTCACCGAGAAGTCCAAGCTCACCAGCCACTTCcgcatccacacaggggagcggccctaccactgcggggagtgcgggaagCGCTTCACGGAGAAATCCCAGCTCACCAACCACTTCCGcatccacaccggggagcggccctacGCCTGCGCCCAGTGCGACAAGTGCTTCATCCGCAAGCACCACCTGCTGAAGCACCAGCGTGTGCACACGGGCGAGAGACTCCACCGCTGCCCCCAGTGTGAGAAGAGCTTCCGCTACAAACAGTCACTGAACTGCCATCTGAAAATCCACCTGGGGAACCACTGCCCCATGGGCAGCGCCCTGTCCCCTGAGCAACAAACCCCGGCTAGACctctttgtgtgtga
- the LOC123363137 gene encoding zinc finger protein 777-like isoform X2 → MAERAAAQAPQWDVTAEQPVPLTPPAASDHTSEAEMQLPLEQTAMWPEVTVETTMESHATRLLTLEGRMGMAENKLVGCERTVVEFGNQLESKWTVLGTLIQEYGLLQRRLENMENLLKKKDVWILKLPPGAQGEVPKVPVKFDEVSGCFSGQEWGVLEQRREELHKNTTRNNYETLNLLDNAASTPDAQSPVEPRVEPRVQEQQESQKRESPPDPSTGSPTSTPSDSSWIKQEETTCAESQGGLVEREIPTEPIKADEDSAAVPELPGGAQGSSEEDFQRPAERWSPGSQCSSLTQQGNPAGSSLGQPTPCGGDFSGLAAATEQEESPPGEGLYICSECGESFVCKQLFAVHQGVHTAGGVCVSPACGEGLSQKSSLLHPQRSQVLAGAKPYKCAESEMNFSLKSSLLKHQVSHTGPYTCTKCRKSFRLKISLLVHQRLHAGKGEGSLLCTDCGKNFTHPSQLVRHQRIHTGERPYQCTDCEKSFTEKSKLTNHYRTHTGERPYACVQCGKRFIRKHHLLKHQRVHTGERPYQCPECEKSFTQKYYLVDHRRLHTGERPFQCPTCQKSFTEKSKLTSHFRIHTGERPYHCGECGKRFTEKSQLTNHFRIHTGERPYACAQCDKCFIRKHHLLKHQRVHTGERLHRCPQCEKSFRYKQSLNCHLKIHLGNHCPMGSALSPEQQTPARPLCV, encoded by the exons ATGGCCGAGCGGGCCGCTGCCCAG GCTCCGCAATGGGATGTCACAGCAGAGCAACCGGTGCCTTTAACGCCCCCGGCTGCCTCTGATCATACTTCTGAGGCGGAAATGCAGCTGCCGCTGGAACAAACTGCCATGTGGCCAGAGGTAACGGTGGAGACGACCATGGAGTCACATGCCACGCGACTGTTGACGCTAGAGGGAAGAATGGGGATGGCGGAGAACAAACTAGTCGGCTGTGAGAGGACAGTGGTGGAGTTTGGGAACCAGCTGGAGAGTAAGTGGACTGTGCTGGGAACTCTGATCCAGGAGTACGGGCTGCTGCAGAGGAGGCTGGAGAACATGGAGAACCTGCTGAAGAAAAAAGATGTCTGGATCCTAAAACTTCCCCCAGGCGCGCAGGGAGAAGTCCCCAAG GTCCCTGTGAAGTTCGATGAGGTCTCGGGCTGTTTCTccgggcaggagtggggggtttTAGAGCAACGGCGGGAGGAACTTCACAAGAACACAACGAGGAACAACTATGAGACGTTGAACTTGCTGG ACAATGCTGCTTCCACACCTGATGCTCAGTCCCCAGTAGAACCCCGGGTAGAGCCTCGAGTCCAGGAACAGCAGGAATCTCAAAAAAGAGAATCTCCGCCGGATCCCAGCACAG GATCTCCCACTTCTACTCCCAGCGACAGCTCATGGATTAAACAAGAGGAAACGACATGTGCTGAGAGTCAGGGGGGCTTGGTGGAGAGAGAAATCCCTACGGAGCCCATCAAGG CAGATGAGGACAGTGCTGCCGTCCCGGAACTTCCCGGGGGGGCGCAGGGAAGCTCGGAGGAGGATTTCCAGAGACCTGCTGAGAGATGGAGCCCCGGAAGTCAGTGCAGCTCACTGACCCAGCAGGGAAACCCTGCAGGAAGCAGCCTGGGCCAGCCCACTCCATGTGGAGGAGACTTCAGCGGCCTCGCAGCAGCCACTGAGCAGGAGGAAAGTCCCCCAGGAGAGGGGCTGTATATATGCAGTGAATGTGGGGAAAGCTTTGTCTGTAAGCAGTTGTTTGCAGTGCACCAGGGAGTCCACACAGCAGGGGGAGTCTGCGTTTCTCCAGCATGTGGAGAAGGCCTCAGTCAGAAATCCAGTCTCCTACATCCCCAGAGAAGCCAGGTCCTGGCAGGTGCAAAACCCTACAAATGCGCTGAGAGCGAGATGAACTTTAGCCTCAAATCCAGCCTTCTCAAGCACCAGGTCAGTCACACAGGCCCGTACACCTGCACTAAGTGCAGGAAGAGCTTCAGGCTGAAGATAAGCCTCCTCGTCCACCAGCGACTCCATGCAGGGAAGGGCGAGGGCTCGCTGCTCTGTACGGACTGCGGGAAGAACTTCACCCACCCCTCGCAGCTGGTCCGGCACCAGCGGATCCACACGGGGGAGCGGCCCTACCAGTGCACCGACTGCGAGAAGAGCTTCACCGAGAAGTCCAAGCTCACCAACCACTACCGCACGCACACTGGCGAGCGGCCCTACGCCTGCGTCCAGTGCGGGAAGCGCTTCATCCGCAAGCACCACCTGCTGAAACACCAGCGCGTGCACACGGGTGAGCGGCCCTACCAGTGCCCCGAGTGCGAGAAGAGCTTCACCCAGAAGTACTACCTGGTCGATCACCGGCGGCTGcacacgggcgagcgcccctTCCAGTGCCCCACCTGCCAGAAGAGCTTCACCGAGAAGTCCAAGCTCACCAGCCACTTCcgcatccacacaggggagcggccctaccactgcggggagtgcgggaagCGCTTCACGGAGAAATCCCAGCTCACCAACCACTTCCGcatccacaccggggagcggccctacGCCTGCGCCCAGTGCGACAAGTGCTTCATCCGCAAGCACCACCTGCTGAAGCACCAGCGTGTGCACACGGGCGAGAGACTCCACCGCTGCCCCCAGTGTGAGAAGAGCTTCCGCTACAAACAGTCACTGAACTGCCATCTGAAAATCCACCTGGGGAACCACTGCCCCATGGGCAGCGCCCTGTCCCCTGAGCAACAAACCCCGGCTAGACctctttgtgtgtga
- the LOC123363137 gene encoding zinc finger protein 777-like isoform X3, giving the protein MAERAAAQQAPQWDVTAEQPVPLTPPAASDHTSEAEMQLPLEQTAMWPEVTVETTMESHATRLLTLEGRMGMAENKLVGCERTVVEFGNQLESKWTVLGTLIQEYGLLQRRLENMENLLKKKDVWILKLPPGAQGEVPKVPVKFDEVSGCFSGQEWGVLEQRREELHKNTTRNNYETLNLLDNAASTPDAQSPVEPRVEPRVQEQQESQKRESPPDPSTGSPTSTPSDSSWIKQEETTCAESQGGLVEREIPTEPIKDEDSAAVPELPGGAQGSSEEDFQRPAERWSPGSQCSSLTQQGNPAGSSLGQPTPCGGDFSGLAAATEQEESPPGEGLYICSECGESFVCKQLFAVHQGVHTAGGVCVSPACGEGLSQKSSLLHPQRSQVLAGAKPYKCAESEMNFSLKSSLLKHQVSHTGPYTCTKCRKSFRLKISLLVHQRLHAGKGEGSLLCTDCGKNFTHPSQLVRHQRIHTGERPYQCTDCEKSFTEKSKLTNHYRTHTGERPYACVQCGKRFIRKHHLLKHQRVHTGERPYQCPECEKSFTQKYYLVDHRRLHTGERPFQCPTCQKSFTEKSKLTSHFRIHTGERPYHCGECGKRFTEKSQLTNHFRIHTGERPYACAQCDKCFIRKHHLLKHQRVHTGERLHRCPQCEKSFRYKQSLNCHLKIHLGNHCPMGSALSPEQQTPARPLCV; this is encoded by the exons ATGGCCGAGCGGGCCGCTGCCCAG CAGGCTCCGCAATGGGATGTCACAGCAGAGCAACCGGTGCCTTTAACGCCCCCGGCTGCCTCTGATCATACTTCTGAGGCGGAAATGCAGCTGCCGCTGGAACAAACTGCCATGTGGCCAGAGGTAACGGTGGAGACGACCATGGAGTCACATGCCACGCGACTGTTGACGCTAGAGGGAAGAATGGGGATGGCGGAGAACAAACTAGTCGGCTGTGAGAGGACAGTGGTGGAGTTTGGGAACCAGCTGGAGAGTAAGTGGACTGTGCTGGGAACTCTGATCCAGGAGTACGGGCTGCTGCAGAGGAGGCTGGAGAACATGGAGAACCTGCTGAAGAAAAAAGATGTCTGGATCCTAAAACTTCCCCCAGGCGCGCAGGGAGAAGTCCCCAAG GTCCCTGTGAAGTTCGATGAGGTCTCGGGCTGTTTCTccgggcaggagtggggggtttTAGAGCAACGGCGGGAGGAACTTCACAAGAACACAACGAGGAACAACTATGAGACGTTGAACTTGCTGG ACAATGCTGCTTCCACACCTGATGCTCAGTCCCCAGTAGAACCCCGGGTAGAGCCTCGAGTCCAGGAACAGCAGGAATCTCAAAAAAGAGAATCTCCGCCGGATCCCAGCACAG GATCTCCCACTTCTACTCCCAGCGACAGCTCATGGATTAAACAAGAGGAAACGACATGTGCTGAGAGTCAGGGGGGCTTGGTGGAGAGAGAAATCCCTACGGAGCCCATCAAGG ATGAGGACAGTGCTGCCGTCCCGGAACTTCCCGGGGGGGCGCAGGGAAGCTCGGAGGAGGATTTCCAGAGACCTGCTGAGAGATGGAGCCCCGGAAGTCAGTGCAGCTCACTGACCCAGCAGGGAAACCCTGCAGGAAGCAGCCTGGGCCAGCCCACTCCATGTGGAGGAGACTTCAGCGGCCTCGCAGCAGCCACTGAGCAGGAGGAAAGTCCCCCAGGAGAGGGGCTGTATATATGCAGTGAATGTGGGGAAAGCTTTGTCTGTAAGCAGTTGTTTGCAGTGCACCAGGGAGTCCACACAGCAGGGGGAGTCTGCGTTTCTCCAGCATGTGGAGAAGGCCTCAGTCAGAAATCCAGTCTCCTACATCCCCAGAGAAGCCAGGTCCTGGCAGGTGCAAAACCCTACAAATGCGCTGAGAGCGAGATGAACTTTAGCCTCAAATCCAGCCTTCTCAAGCACCAGGTCAGTCACACAGGCCCGTACACCTGCACTAAGTGCAGGAAGAGCTTCAGGCTGAAGATAAGCCTCCTCGTCCACCAGCGACTCCATGCAGGGAAGGGCGAGGGCTCGCTGCTCTGTACGGACTGCGGGAAGAACTTCACCCACCCCTCGCAGCTGGTCCGGCACCAGCGGATCCACACGGGGGAGCGGCCCTACCAGTGCACCGACTGCGAGAAGAGCTTCACCGAGAAGTCCAAGCTCACCAACCACTACCGCACGCACACTGGCGAGCGGCCCTACGCCTGCGTCCAGTGCGGGAAGCGCTTCATCCGCAAGCACCACCTGCTGAAACACCAGCGCGTGCACACGGGTGAGCGGCCCTACCAGTGCCCCGAGTGCGAGAAGAGCTTCACCCAGAAGTACTACCTGGTCGATCACCGGCGGCTGcacacgggcgagcgcccctTCCAGTGCCCCACCTGCCAGAAGAGCTTCACCGAGAAGTCCAAGCTCACCAGCCACTTCcgcatccacacaggggagcggccctaccactgcggggagtgcgggaagCGCTTCACGGAGAAATCCCAGCTCACCAACCACTTCCGcatccacaccggggagcggccctacGCCTGCGCCCAGTGCGACAAGTGCTTCATCCGCAAGCACCACCTGCTGAAGCACCAGCGTGTGCACACGGGCGAGAGACTCCACCGCTGCCCCCAGTGTGAGAAGAGCTTCCGCTACAAACAGTCACTGAACTGCCATCTGAAAATCCACCTGGGGAACCACTGCCCCATGGGCAGCGCCCTGTCCCCTGAGCAACAAACCCCGGCTAGACctctttgtgtgtga